One genomic segment of Gaiellales bacterium includes these proteins:
- the thyX gene encoding FAD-dependent thymidylate synthase: MSTDVVDAGKMVDERAEPGAIPVLDHGFVRLDGAMADDLSVVNAARVSFAQRSDHLDERDQGLIRFLMRERHGTPFEHNAFRFHVKLPIFVMREWARHRIGSFNEWSARYSQLDSEFYIPEPEDVRTQVGKPGAYSFDPVDPELAEHARESQRAVYEQAYATYVDLLEQGVAKEVARNVLPVAIYTQFYWTVNARSLMNFLSLRNAVTAQREIRRYAAACEQLFGEKMPITHSAFIANERRAP; this comes from the coding sequence ATGAGCACCGATGTGGTCGACGCGGGGAAGATGGTGGACGAGCGAGCAGAGCCAGGCGCGATCCCGGTTCTCGACCACGGCTTCGTCCGGCTCGACGGCGCCATGGCCGACGACCTCTCGGTCGTGAACGCGGCCCGCGTCTCGTTCGCCCAGCGCTCCGACCATCTCGACGAGCGTGACCAGGGCCTGATCCGGTTCCTGATGCGCGAGCGCCACGGCACGCCGTTCGAGCACAACGCGTTCCGGTTCCACGTGAAGCTGCCGATCTTCGTGATGCGCGAGTGGGCCCGGCACCGGATCGGCTCGTTCAACGAGTGGAGCGCCCGCTACTCGCAGCTCGACTCCGAGTTCTACATCCCCGAGCCCGAGGACGTGCGGACGCAGGTCGGAAAGCCGGGCGCGTACAGCTTTGACCCGGTCGACCCGGAGCTCGCCGAGCACGCCCGCGAATCGCAGCGGGCGGTCTACGAGCAGGCCTACGCGACCTACGTCGACCTGCTGGAGCAGGGCGTCGCCAAGGAGGTCGCGCGGAACGTCCTTCCGGTCGCGATCTACACCCAGTTTTACTGGACGGTCAACGCGCGCAGCCTGATGAACTTCCTCTCGCTGCGAAACGCCGTCACCGCCCAGCGCGAGATCCGCCGCTACGCGGCGGCCTGCGAGCAGCTGTTCGGCGAGAAGATGCCGATCACGCACTCGGCGTTCATCGCGAACGAGCGCCGCGCCCCGTAG
- a CDS encoding phosphotransferase: protein MSLPTPERLAAARWFGGKAGAIGRIEECDRLHLGGGAALAILRVDGTDLYVWSEGAAASALLQPGSDPERGLWQFRDAGVTLPAGAEERPIGLDQSNTSYVVGERLVVKLYRRIWPGVHPEVELGRHLTETARLDCVPAFAGSLHWDGHAVALVQEYVPGKDGWAWGAAAVQAGEVADIARLGAESARLHAALASYGSSIATAADLRGWREAAGAQLDAAIAAVPADVAAELRDLRPRILAELDALESPAAPVTLQRLHGDFHIGQVLRAGGGRLVVVDLEGEPTKPVEERSRPGPALRDVAAMLRSFDHLGRYVARDVDPACDVDGWIARAREAFLSAYGPVDAGLLRALEVEKETYEFTYAAAFLPEWMYAPVGGMRWLMEHDG from the coding sequence GTGTCGCTGCCGACGCCTGAGCGCCTGGCCGCCGCCCGCTGGTTCGGGGGCAAGGCGGGGGCGATCGGGCGGATAGAGGAGTGCGACCGGCTCCACCTGGGCGGCGGCGCCGCCCTTGCGATCCTGCGCGTCGACGGTACCGATCTCTACGTCTGGAGCGAGGGCGCGGCCGCGTCCGCCCTCCTCCAACCGGGGTCAGACCCCGAACGGGGGCTGTGGCAGTTTCGCGACGCCGGCGTGACGCTTCCGGCCGGCGCGGAGGAGCGGCCGATCGGCCTCGACCAGTCGAACACGTCGTACGTGGTCGGCGAGCGGCTGGTCGTGAAGCTCTACCGGCGCATCTGGCCGGGCGTGCATCCCGAGGTCGAGCTCGGCCGCCACCTCACCGAGACGGCCCGGCTCGACTGCGTCCCGGCCTTCGCGGGGTCGCTGCACTGGGACGGCCATGCGGTCGCGCTCGTGCAGGAGTACGTGCCCGGCAAGGACGGCTGGGCATGGGGCGCGGCCGCCGTCCAGGCCGGCGAGGTCGCGGACATCGCCCGGCTCGGGGCCGAGAGCGCGCGTCTGCACGCGGCACTCGCGAGCTACGGGTCGAGCATCGCCACGGCCGCCGACCTGCGCGGATGGCGAGAGGCGGCGGGCGCCCAGCTGGACGCGGCGATCGCCGCCGTCCCGGCCGACGTGGCCGCCGAGCTCCGCGACCTGCGGCCGCGCATCCTGGCGGAGCTGGACGCGCTCGAGTCGCCGGCCGCGCCGGTCACGCTTCAGCGCCTCCACGGCGACTTCCACATCGGCCAGGTGCTGCGGGCCGGCGGCGGCCGGCTCGTGGTCGTCGACCTGGAGGGCGAGCCAACCAAGCCCGTCGAGGAGCGCTCCCGCCCCGGCCCGGCCCTGCGCGACGTGGCCGCGATGCTGCGCTCGTTCGACCACCTCGGCCGCTACGTGGCCCGCGATGTCGACCCCGCCTGCGACGTGGACGGCTGGATCGCGCGGGCGCGCGAGGCGTTCCTCTCGGCGTACGGGCCGGTGGACGCCGGCCTCCTGCGCGCGCTCGAGGTCGAGAAGGAGACCTACGAGTTCACGTACGCGGCCGCGTTCCTGCCCGAGTGGATGTACGCGCCGGTCGGCGGCATGCGCTGGCTGATGGAGCACGATGGCTGA
- a CDS encoding superoxide dismutase, which yields MAYEVPDLPYDYNALEPHIDEQTMRIHHDKHHQAYVDKANAALEGTEWADKPAEDVLANLSSLPADKQGPVRNNAGGHANHSLFWTVLSPNGGGAPSGELGDAINSAFGSFDELKKQLTDAGANRFGSGWSWLVVDNGSLKVTSTPNQDSPISDGQAPILGIDVWEHAYYLKYQNKRPDYLAAIFNVIDWSAVAERYTAARSARATA from the coding sequence ATGGCGTATGAGGTTCCCGATCTGCCGTACGACTACAACGCGCTCGAGCCGCACATCGACGAGCAGACGATGCGCATCCACCACGACAAGCATCACCAGGCGTACGTGGACAAGGCGAACGCGGCCCTGGAGGGCACGGAGTGGGCGGACAAGCCGGCCGAGGACGTGCTGGCGAACCTGTCCTCGCTGCCCGCGGACAAGCAGGGCCCGGTGCGCAACAACGCCGGCGGCCATGCCAACCACTCGCTGTTCTGGACCGTGCTCTCGCCCAACGGCGGCGGCGCCCCGAGCGGCGAGCTCGGCGACGCGATCAACTCCGCGTTCGGCAGCTTCGACGAGCTGAAGAAGCAGCTGACCGACGCCGGCGCGAACCGGTTCGGCTCGGGCTGGTCGTGGCTCGTCGTCGACAACGGCTCGCTCAAGGTGACGAGCACGCCGAACCAGGACTCCCCGATCTCGGACGGCCAGGCGCCGATCCTGGGCATCGACGTGTGGGAGCACGCGTACTACCTGAAGTACCAGAACAAGCGCCCCGACTACCTGGCCGCGATCTTCAACGTGATCGACTGGTCGGCGGTCGCCGAGCGCTACACGGCCGCGCGGTCGGCCAGGGCCACGGCCTAG
- a CDS encoding MFS transporter, whose product MTHENANHKWWTLFAMCFALFMIMLDNTIVNVALPSIQHELKPTPENLEWTVNAYILVFATLILLGGKLGDRFGRKRIFMLGLVIFTLSSMACALAQTDTQLIGFRAVQGIGGALLNPLSLSILVAAFPRKQLPQAIGIWAGISGLGLAIGPLLGGFLTQHFSWSAVFWVNVPIGVIALGVTAWAVIESSDPSARSLDIVGTVLISASLFSLTWGLIKTANHAWLGAYTLAFIGAAIVLGALFVLWESRTDDPMIPLSFFKIRAFTVSSIVVALVGVALFGVIYFLTLYFQNVRGYDPIQAGLRTLPTTMMILFVAPIGGRLSGRVGPRWLMTVGMLFASIGLFGLSFVRVDSSYNLIWPFQMLMGAGMALTMPAVSATGMAAVERTKAGIASGVINASRQVGGALGIAVLGGIGTTLAASMWTDRISGLPPQLQSAAERLTPLVQGGQGKQILAITHSQAAQTAALESFVHGVEWALRAGAGLTFAAALVAGIGLAHMKAPAAAEAPAGEGAEAAEAPPAIVEM is encoded by the coding sequence GTGACTCACGAGAACGCCAACCACAAGTGGTGGACGTTGTTCGCCATGTGCTTCGCGCTGTTCATGATCATGCTCGACAACACGATCGTGAACGTCGCGCTCCCGTCGATCCAGCACGAGCTGAAGCCGACGCCGGAGAACCTCGAATGGACGGTGAACGCCTACATCCTGGTGTTCGCCACCCTGATCCTCCTGGGCGGCAAGCTCGGCGACCGGTTCGGGCGCAAGCGGATCTTCATGCTCGGCCTGGTCATCTTCACGCTGTCGTCGATGGCGTGCGCGCTCGCGCAAACGGACACGCAGCTGATCGGCTTCCGCGCCGTGCAGGGCATCGGCGGCGCGCTGCTCAACCCGCTGTCGCTCTCGATCCTGGTGGCCGCGTTCCCGCGCAAGCAGCTGCCCCAGGCGATCGGCATCTGGGCCGGCATCTCCGGCCTCGGCCTCGCCATCGGCCCGCTGCTGGGCGGCTTCCTCACCCAGCACTTCTCCTGGTCGGCGGTGTTCTGGGTGAACGTGCCGATCGGCGTGATCGCGCTCGGCGTGACCGCGTGGGCCGTGATCGAGTCGAGCGACCCGTCGGCCCGCTCGCTCGACATCGTCGGCACGGTGCTGATCAGCGCGAGCCTCTTCTCGCTCACATGGGGCCTGATCAAGACGGCCAACCACGCCTGGCTCGGCGCCTACACGCTCGCCTTCATCGGCGCCGCCATCGTCCTGGGCGCGCTGTTCGTGCTCTGGGAGAGCCGCACCGACGACCCGATGATCCCGCTGTCGTTCTTCAAGATCCGCGCCTTCACGGTGTCGAGCATCGTGGTGGCGCTCGTCGGCGTGGCCCTGTTCGGCGTCATCTACTTCCTGACCCTCTACTTCCAGAACGTGCGCGGCTACGACCCGATCCAGGCCGGCCTGCGCACGCTGCCGACCACGATGATGATCCTGTTCGTCGCGCCGATCGGCGGCCGGCTGTCCGGTCGCGTCGGCCCGCGCTGGCTGATGACGGTTGGCATGCTGTTCGCGTCGATCGGCCTGTTCGGGCTCTCGTTCGTGCGGGTCGACTCGTCGTACAACCTGATCTGGCCGTTCCAGATGCTCATGGGCGCCGGCATGGCGCTGACGATGCCCGCCGTCTCGGCGACCGGCATGGCGGCGGTCGAGCGCACCAAGGCCGGCATCGCCTCCGGCGTCATCAACGCGTCGCGCCAGGTCGGCGGCGCGCTCGGCATCGCCGTGCTCGGCGGGATCGGCACGACCCTCGCCGCGAGCATGTGGACCGACCGGATCTCGGGCCTTCCGCCGCAGCTGCAGTCGGCGGCCGAGCGGCTGACGCCGCTGGTGCAGGGCGGCCAGGGCAAGCAGATCCTGGCCATCACCCACAGCCAGGCGGCCCAGACCGCCGCGCTCGAGTCGTTCGTGCACGGCGTCGAGTGGGCGCTCCGCGCGGGCGCCGGGCTCACCTTCGCGGCGGCGCTCGTGGCCGGGATCGGCCTCGCCCACATGAAGGCGCCGGCCGCGGCGGAAGCGCCTGCGGGCGAGGGCGCTGAGGCGGCCGAGGCGCCGCCCGCGATCGTGGAGATGTAG
- a CDS encoding SDR family oxidoreductase has product MADERVAVVTAGGSGMGAAGARRLARDGFQVAILSSSGKGEALAGELGGVGVTGSNQSEDDLKRLIDAAMERYGRIDALVNSAGHGPRAPILELTDEQWRTGMDVYFMNVVRPTRLVTPIMVAQGGGAIVNVSTFAAFEPDPVFPTSGVFRAGLAAFTKLFADRYAPANVRMNNVLPGFIDSLPEQEQFRERIPMGRYGKVEEVAELIALLASDRVAYLTGQNIRIDGAITRSV; this is encoded by the coding sequence GTGGCGGACGAGCGCGTCGCAGTCGTGACGGCCGGGGGGAGCGGCATGGGCGCCGCTGGCGCGCGCCGCCTGGCCCGGGACGGCTTTCAGGTCGCCATCCTGTCGTCGTCGGGCAAGGGTGAGGCGCTGGCCGGAGAGCTCGGCGGCGTCGGCGTCACCGGCTCGAACCAGTCCGAGGATGACCTGAAGCGGCTGATCGACGCGGCCATGGAGCGTTACGGCCGCATCGACGCGCTCGTGAACAGCGCCGGCCACGGCCCCCGCGCCCCGATCCTCGAGCTGACCGACGAGCAGTGGCGCACCGGCATGGACGTCTACTTCATGAACGTCGTCCGCCCCACCCGCCTCGTCACGCCGATCATGGTCGCCCAGGGCGGCGGCGCGATCGTGAACGTCTCCACGTTCGCCGCCTTCGAGCCCGACCCCGTCTTCCCGACGAGCGGCGTCTTCCGCGCCGGGCTGGCCGCATTCACCAAGCTCTTCGCCGACCGCTACGCGCCGGCCAACGTGCGCATGAATAACGTGCTGCCCGGCTTCATCGACTCGCTCCCCGAGCAGGAGCAGTTCCGCGAGCGGATCCCGATGGGCCGCTACGGGAAGGTCGAGGAGGTGGCCGAACTGATCGCGCTGCTCGCCTCCGATCGGGTCGCCTACCTGACCGGCCAGAACATCCGCATCGACGGCGCGATCACCCGCTCCGTCTAG
- a CDS encoding nucleotide disphospho-sugar-binding domain-containing protein: MATVVFFPEGAFGPTNNCVGIGDVLRERGHRVVFIVEESFAGTLEARGFEERLMRLGPKPEVEEAPGQFWKDFIRDTAPVFRRPTIEQLEAFIQPTWQALLDGSRYVNPRLEEIIAELDPDVICEDNVPAFPALAASGRPWVRIVSCNPLEIRDPAIPPVFSGYRAGDESGWAEFHAEYERTHRDMWAEFDAFVQAAGAPPLPDLEFIHASPYLNLYLYPAEADYSRRQPLDRSWHRVESCVRASDASFEIPEQLRGGDGGLVYLSLGSLGSADVDLMKRLVDVLGRSPHRYIVSKGPQADQYELAENMWGEEFVPQPSVLPQVDLVITHGGNNTTTECFHFGKPMIALPLFWDQYDNAQRIDETGFGARLATYEFADGELAGAVDRLLADGDLRGRMAAIATRLQASPGTVRAADLIQRVAADA, encoded by the coding sequence ATGGCGACGGTCGTCTTCTTCCCCGAGGGTGCGTTCGGTCCCACGAACAACTGCGTGGGCATCGGCGACGTGCTGCGCGAGCGCGGCCACCGGGTCGTGTTCATCGTCGAGGAGTCCTTCGCCGGGACGCTCGAGGCGCGCGGGTTCGAGGAGCGGCTGATGCGGCTCGGGCCGAAGCCGGAGGTCGAGGAGGCGCCCGGCCAGTTCTGGAAGGACTTCATCCGCGACACGGCGCCGGTCTTCCGCCGGCCGACGATCGAGCAGCTGGAGGCGTTCATCCAGCCGACCTGGCAGGCGCTGCTCGACGGCTCCCGCTACGTGAACCCGCGGCTCGAGGAGATCATCGCCGAGCTCGATCCCGACGTGATCTGCGAGGACAACGTGCCCGCCTTCCCGGCCCTCGCGGCGAGTGGCCGGCCGTGGGTGCGCATCGTGTCGTGCAACCCGCTCGAGATCCGCGACCCGGCCATCCCGCCGGTGTTCTCGGGCTATCGGGCCGGCGACGAGTCGGGCTGGGCCGAGTTCCACGCCGAGTACGAGCGCACGCACCGCGACATGTGGGCCGAGTTCGACGCCTTCGTGCAGGCGGCCGGCGCGCCGCCCCTGCCCGACCTCGAGTTCATCCACGCCTCGCCCTACCTGAACCTCTACCTGTACCCGGCCGAGGCCGACTACTCGCGGCGGCAGCCGCTCGACCGCAGCTGGCACCGGGTCGAGTCGTGCGTGCGCGCCTCGGACGCGTCGTTCGAGATCCCCGAGCAGCTGCGCGGCGGCGACGGCGGGCTCGTCTACCTGTCGCTGGGCTCGCTGGGGTCGGCCGACGTCGACCTGATGAAGCGGCTCGTCGACGTGCTCGGCCGCAGCCCGCACCGCTACATCGTCTCCAAGGGGCCTCAAGCCGACCAGTACGAGCTGGCCGAGAACATGTGGGGCGAGGAGTTCGTGCCCCAGCCGTCGGTGCTGCCGCAGGTCGACCTCGTGATCACCCACGGCGGCAACAACACGACCACGGAGTGCTTCCACTTCGGCAAGCCGATGATCGCGCTGCCGCTCTTCTGGGATCAGTACGACAACGCCCAGCGGATCGACGAGACCGGCTTCGGCGCGCGCCTGGCGACGTACGAGTTCGCCGACGGGGAGCTGGCGGGGGCGGTCGACCGGCTGCTGGCCGACGGCGACCTGCGCGGGCGGATGGCCGCCATCGCGACCCGGCTGCAGGCCAGCCCGGGCACGGTGCGGGCGGCCGATCTCATCCAGCGTGTCGCTGCCGACGCCTGA
- a CDS encoding SIS domain-containing protein — MADLRPELFAGDVLAAAEALAGPAPGLESIRAMGERARRVLFLGMGSSRYAALDAAALLRGHGIDAAAEIASTGSPQPPSADTLVFAISATGGSEETVAAMRRHLGTSMVAGVTSVPASAIGAEADACLEIASDGPSGVACASYRSTVAVLREAACGLLVPAAAPPAGWRERAAGAIAELLDGRGQWLPRMLEQLGGGPVHVLAPAERLGAAEQSALMLREVPRVPADACETGDWSHVDVYLTKRPGYRALLLPGSAYEAEMWEWQAQRGFTVVTADVPGEADVRPLVETLVAELLAAELWAADPI; from the coding sequence ATGGCTGACCTTCGCCCCGAGCTCTTCGCCGGAGACGTGCTCGCCGCGGCCGAAGCGCTGGCGGGGCCCGCCCCCGGCCTGGAATCGATTCGGGCGATGGGGGAGCGGGCGCGGCGCGTCCTCTTCCTGGGCATGGGCAGCTCGCGCTACGCGGCGCTCGACGCCGCGGCGCTCCTGCGCGGGCACGGGATCGACGCGGCCGCCGAGATCGCCTCGACCGGAAGCCCGCAGCCGCCGTCGGCGGACACGCTCGTCTTCGCGATCTCGGCGACCGGCGGGTCGGAGGAGACGGTCGCGGCGATGCGCCGCCACCTCGGCACGAGCATGGTCGCCGGCGTCACCAGCGTGCCCGCCAGCGCGATCGGGGCCGAGGCGGACGCGTGCCTCGAGATCGCCTCGGACGGCCCGAGCGGCGTCGCCTGCGCCAGCTATCGCAGCACCGTCGCCGTCCTGCGCGAGGCCGCCTGCGGGCTGCTCGTCCCGGCCGCGGCGCCGCCGGCCGGCTGGCGGGAGCGGGCGGCGGGCGCGATCGCCGAGCTGCTCGACGGCCGCGGCCAGTGGCTCCCGCGGATGCTGGAGCAGCTGGGCGGCGGCCCCGTCCACGTGCTCGCGCCCGCGGAGCGGCTGGGGGCGGCCGAGCAGTCGGCGCTCATGCTGCGCGAGGTGCCGCGCGTGCCGGCCGACGCCTGCGAGACCGGCGACTGGTCGCACGTCGACGTCTACCTGACGAAGCGGCCCGGCTACCGGGCGCTGCTCCTACCGGGGTCGGCCTACGAGGCGGAGATGTGGGAGTGGCAGGCGCAGCGCGGCTTCACGGTCGTCACGGCCGACGTTCCCGGCGAGGCGGACGTGCGACCGCTGGTCGAGACGCTCGTCGCCGAGCTGCTCGCCGCCGAGCTCTGGGCCGCCGACCCGATCTAG
- a CDS encoding VOC family protein — protein MAERDREAAALDHVQVAIPPGGEDAARRFYAGLLGLREMEKPEPMRATGGVWFEPGLHLGVEREFTPARKAHPGLRMRDLDAVATRLEAAGADVEWDERWPGVRRFYTRDPFGNRLELLADEGRLP, from the coding sequence GTGGCGGAGCGCGACCGCGAGGCGGCGGCGCTCGACCACGTGCAGGTGGCGATACCGCCGGGCGGCGAGGATGCCGCCCGGCGGTTCTACGCCGGGCTGCTCGGCCTGCGCGAGATGGAGAAGCCCGAGCCGATGCGGGCGACCGGTGGCGTCTGGTTCGAGCCCGGCCTGCACCTGGGCGTCGAGCGGGAGTTCACGCCCGCCCGCAAGGCCCACCCTGGCCTGCGCATGCGCGACCTCGACGCCGTCGCCACCCGGCTCGAGGCGGCCGGCGCCGACGTCGAGTGGGACGAGCGCTGGCCGGGCGTCCGCCGCTTCTACACGCGCGACCCGTTCGGGAACAGGCTCGAGCTGTTGGCGGACGAAGGCCGGTTGCCGTAG
- a CDS encoding mandelate racemase/muconate lactonizing enzyme family protein gives MSAITSIETFASEWVGFVRVRDGDGAEGWGQVSPYQADITAEVLHRQVAPHVLGGDPEDAAALGTRVLEAEHKFPGSYVCRALAGVDTALWDMRARRAGVPVCTLAGGGPRDLPAYASSMRRDITPTAEAARLAALQAEHGFDAFKIRVGRECGHDRDEWPGRTEEIVPAVRAAVGDDARLLVDANSCYTPARAIEVGRFLEAHGVDHFEEPCPYWELDWTAEVTAALDLDVTGGEQDCFLWQWRRMVGMRAVDVVQPDVCYVGGLTRALRVAEMAAAAGLPCTPHSANLSLVTVFAQHLMCAIPNAGSHLELSIEGPGYYPWQDGLFDPSIVVCDGRLPAPAGPGWGVEIDPDWLRAADRRASEVR, from the coding sequence GTGAGCGCGATCACGAGCATCGAGACGTTCGCGAGCGAGTGGGTCGGCTTCGTCCGCGTGCGCGACGGCGACGGCGCCGAGGGCTGGGGCCAGGTGTCGCCCTACCAGGCCGACATCACCGCCGAGGTGTTGCACCGCCAGGTCGCGCCACACGTGCTCGGCGGCGACCCGGAGGACGCCGCGGCGCTCGGCACGCGCGTCCTCGAAGCCGAGCACAAGTTCCCCGGCTCGTACGTCTGCCGCGCCCTCGCCGGCGTCGACACGGCGCTCTGGGACATGCGCGCCCGCCGGGCCGGCGTGCCGGTCTGCACCCTCGCCGGCGGCGGGCCGCGCGACCTTCCGGCCTACGCGTCCAGCATGCGCCGCGACATCACGCCGACTGCCGAAGCAGCGCGGCTGGCGGCGCTCCAGGCCGAGCACGGCTTCGACGCGTTCAAGATCCGGGTGGGCCGCGAGTGCGGCCACGACCGCGACGAGTGGCCCGGCCGCACCGAGGAGATCGTGCCCGCGGTGCGCGCGGCCGTCGGCGACGACGCCCGCCTGCTCGTCGACGCGAACAGCTGCTACACGCCTGCCCGGGCGATCGAGGTGGGGCGGTTCCTGGAGGCGCACGGCGTCGACCACTTCGAGGAGCCGTGCCCGTACTGGGAGCTCGACTGGACGGCCGAGGTGACCGCCGCGCTCGACCTCGACGTCACCGGCGGCGAGCAGGACTGCTTCCTGTGGCAGTGGCGGCGGATGGTCGGCATGCGCGCCGTCGACGTCGTCCAGCCAGACGTCTGCTACGTCGGCGGACTGACCCGGGCGCTTCGGGTGGCGGAGATGGCGGCCGCGGCCGGCCTGCCCTGCACGCCCCACTCCGCGAACCTCTCGCTCGTCACCGTCTTCGCCCAGCACCTGATGTGCGCGATCCCGAACGCCGGCAGCCATCTCGAACTCTCGATCGAGGGGCCCGGCTACTACCCGTGGCAGGACGGCCTGTTCGACCCGTCGATCGTCGTGTGCGACGGCCGCCTGCCGGCGCCGGCGGGTCCGGGCTGGGGCGTCGAGATCGACCCGGACTGGCTGCGCGCCGCCGACCGGCGCGCCTCCGAGGTACGGTGA
- a CDS encoding zinc-binding dehydrogenase: protein MPRAAVCHAFSEPLTVEEVTLDPPAADEVRVRVTACAICHSDVAYAAGAWGGQLPAVFGHEACGIVVETGPGAAPAEGDRVVVSLVRSCGACARCREGAPALCAARFRLDELSPIRLGDGRRAAQGMRCGTFADEAVVHASQAVPVPDGVPDTSACLIACAVMTGFGAAVRDAGIGPGARVVVLGAGGVGLNAVQGAAIAGAGEVIAIDVSAAKLAAAAALGATRGIDATATDSVTAVTEVTGGGADAVIVTAGSAAAVDQGLACLRRGGTLVVVGMPPTGELARFDPGALAHDGKRIVGSKLGSARPAEDVPRIAALYREGRLRLDELVTATYPLEEINEAVAAMRRGEAIRNVIVP, encoded by the coding sequence ATGCCACGCGCCGCCGTCTGCCACGCCTTCTCCGAGCCGCTGACCGTGGAGGAGGTGACGCTCGACCCGCCCGCCGCGGACGAGGTGCGCGTCCGGGTGACGGCCTGCGCGATCTGCCACAGCGACGTCGCCTACGCCGCCGGCGCCTGGGGCGGTCAGCTCCCGGCGGTGTTCGGGCACGAGGCCTGCGGGATCGTCGTCGAGACGGGGCCAGGCGCGGCGCCGGCCGAGGGCGACCGCGTCGTCGTCAGCCTCGTGCGCAGCTGCGGCGCCTGCGCTCGCTGCCGCGAGGGCGCCCCGGCCCTGTGCGCGGCCCGCTTCCGGCTCGACGAGCTGTCGCCGATCCGGCTCGGCGACGGCCGCCGCGCCGCCCAGGGCATGCGCTGCGGCACCTTCGCCGACGAGGCGGTCGTGCACGCGTCGCAGGCCGTGCCCGTCCCCGACGGGGTGCCGGACACGAGCGCCTGCCTGATCGCCTGCGCCGTCATGACCGGCTTCGGCGCCGCCGTCCGCGACGCCGGCATCGGGCCGGGCGCCCGCGTCGTCGTGCTCGGCGCGGGCGGCGTCGGCCTGAACGCCGTGCAGGGCGCCGCCATCGCCGGCGCCGGCGAGGTGATCGCGATCGACGTCTCGGCGGCGAAGCTGGCCGCGGCGGCCGCGCTCGGCGCAACGCGTGGCATCGACGCGACGGCGACCGACTCGGTTACGGCCGTCACGGAGGTCACGGGCGGCGGCGCAGACGCCGTGATCGTGACGGCCGGATCGGCCGCCGCGGTCGACCAGGGCCTCGCCTGCCTGCGCCGGGGCGGCACGCTGGTCGTGGTCGGGATGCCGCCGACCGGCGAGCTGGCCCGCTTCGACCCCGGCGCGCTCGCCCACGACGGCAAGCGCATCGTCGGCAGCAAGCTCGGCTCCGCCCGGCCGGCCGAAGACGTACCCCGGATCGCCGCGCTCTACCGCGAGGGGCGGCTGCGGCTCGACGAGCTGGTGACCGCCACCTACCCGCTGGAGGAGATCAACGAGGCGGTCGCCGCCATGCGCCGGGGCGAGGCGATCCGCAACGTGATCGTGCCGTGA
- a CDS encoding SDR family oxidoreductase: MPALHGSRGLVVGGAHRLGKAIALDLAEGGADVAISYHSSAHAAEATRAEIGALGVRTAAFAAEAGDPAQMAALIDSAAVELGGLEIVVYCPSAGFLPVRPEDVTEELFDAAFDSTAKGFMFAAQAAHRQMAASGGGVIVAITDVAGIQAWPLFTPHGGAKAAQIQMVKSLALAWGKDGVRVCGVAPGPVLLPEGVRGDNEETALGRIGDPADVCRAVRFLIESDFVTGSNVIVDGGRILRP; the protein is encoded by the coding sequence ATGCCCGCGCTCCACGGCAGCCGCGGCCTCGTGGTGGGGGGCGCGCACAGGCTCGGAAAGGCGATCGCCCTCGACCTTGCTGAAGGAGGCGCCGACGTCGCCATCAGCTACCACTCGAGCGCGCACGCGGCCGAGGCCACCCGAGCCGAGATCGGGGCGCTCGGCGTGCGGACGGCCGCGTTCGCGGCCGAGGCCGGCGACCCCGCCCAGATGGCGGCCCTGATCGACTCCGCCGCCGTCGAGCTGGGCGGCCTCGAGATCGTCGTCTACTGCCCCTCGGCCGGCTTCCTGCCCGTGCGGCCCGAGGACGTGACCGAGGAGCTCTTCGACGCGGCGTTCGACTCGACCGCCAAGGGGTTCATGTTCGCCGCCCAGGCGGCCCACCGGCAGATGGCGGCGTCCGGCGGAGGCGTGATCGTCGCGATCACGGACGTCGCCGGGATCCAGGCCTGGCCGCTCTTCACCCCGCACGGCGGGGCCAAGGCGGCCCAGATCCAGATGGTGAAGTCGCTCGCCCTGGCATGGGGCAAGGACGGCGTGCGCGTGTGCGGGGTGGCGCCGGGACCGGTGCTCCTGCCCGAGGGCGTGCGCGGCGACAACGAGGAGACCGCCCTCGGCCGCATCGGCGATCCGGCGGACGTGTGCCGGGCCGTCCGCTTCCTGATCGAGTCGGACTTCGTCACCGGCTCGAACGTCATCGTCGACGGCGGCCGCATCCTGCGCCCGTAG